The sequence below is a genomic window from Chondrinema litorale.
CATGTATTTTAGTTATGCTATTAATGTTGCTATTGTAATTACACTTTTTGTGGCTTTAAATACTATGATGGACAAACCTATACTTTCCATCTTGCTTTCTGGCACTATCATTCCAGCCATTTTAATGGTTCCTATCAATTTTAGAATTTCAAGATCATTAATGCTTCATCTTTTTGGCGGTATTGATTACGATCCGTCAAAGTCGTAAATTAAAAAAGCCTTTCTTTTCAAAAATTAAAAAGAAAGGCTGATGGTATAAAAGTATGTAAACTATTCTATTCTTACAATTTACCAAAACGTTCGTAAGCCATTTTCTCTAAGCTTTCGCGGTGAGAAGGATGAGCAATACTTATTAATGCTTTGGCTCTCTGTCTTAGGTTTTTACCGTAAAGGTTTACAACTCCATATTCAGTTACAATGTAATGAACGTGAGCACGAGTTGTGGTAACACCAGCTCCTTCTTTAAGGAAAGGAACAATTTTAGAAACTCCCTTTTTAGTAATAGACTGTAATGCTATAATTGGCTTTCCACCTTCAGATAGTGAAGCACCTCTCATAAAGTCCATCTGACCACCAACTCCTGAAAATTGTCTTGGCCCAATGGTATCTGCACAAATTTGACCTGTTAAGTCAATCTCTACGGCACTGTTTATAGCTGTTACTTTTGGATTTTTACGAATAATACTTGTATCGTTGGTATAGGCTGCATCTTTCATAGTAACAATAGGGTTGTCGTGTAAGAAGTCGTAAACCTTTTGTGTACCCATTACGAAACAAGCAGCAATTTTATGAGGTAATACCTTCTTCTCTTCTCCCGTTACCACGCCTCTTTTTACCAAGTCAATTAGACCATCTGAAAACATTTCGGTATGAACCCCTAAACGTTTATGGTTTGTAAGCTGAGTTAATACAGCATCTGGAACACCACCAATACCCATTTGTAAAGTTGCTCCATCATCTACCATGTCGGCAATGTATTTACCAATTTTAAATTCTTCTTCAGAAATTTCGTGGTGAGGAACAACAGTAATTGGATTATCAACTTCGATTAGTGAATCAATTTCGCTTATGTGAATTACACCATCTCCTAATGAACGAGGAGCTTGTGGGTTAACTTCTGCTATAATAAATTTAGCAGATTCTAAAGCAGCAACAGTCACATCAACAGACGAACCCAGTGAGCAATAACCATGTTGATCTGGAGGTGTAACAGTGATCATTGCAACATCTATTGGTAATATCTTTCTCCTAAATAAATAAGGAACTTCACTTAAAAATATTGGTATATAATCAGCATCACCTTGTTGCACCGCTTTTCTGGCATTACTACCAACAAAACAAGCATTATGTCTAAAGCTTTTTGCGAGTTCTGGGTTTGTATATGGAGCTGGACCTTCTGTGTGAATATGTATAACTTCAACATCTCTTAGTTCATCTGCTCTACTAATCATAGCATTAATTAATGTATGAGGAGCCATAGAAACACTGTGAACAAAAACTCTATCACCAGTTCTAATACATGACACAGCTTCTTCAGCAGTAGTATATCGAGGTCTTTTGAAATGATCTGCCATCTTCATTTATATTGTTTAGATTAAATAGATATCCTTTTCTTTAATTCGATTCAAAACTATAAAGCAAGTAGTCTCAGAAATATGACTTTTGTCTTATTATTAAAAGACATTTGTTTCAAACCGAAAAAAAATCCCACAAATTGGTTTAAAAAATCACATTAGAACCACAATACTATAAAATAGGCATAAAACAAAAAAAGCATCCGATATGGATGCTTCCTGTAAATATGTTTAGTAAGTGTAAGATCACATGCTATTCGCCATAAGCTCTACAAAACGATCATCCATTTCTATAAACTGAGTAGGACTAAACAATCTTGCCGGCTTAATAGCTTCCATTTTGCCAATTAGACTTCTAATCTTCATGGCTTTATCTTTTTTAGCTGGGCTTATCGCAATTTTCAATATTTTAATGAATATCACGATATCTTCACTCATATCTTTACCCAATATTCTTATCTGACGTTGGATACTATTTACTAATTGAGAGAACAAGTCGTCGTCTTTTTTACATGCATACATTAATGCAAGAATCGACTTAATCTCCAACATCGCATAAGGATATTTTTTAAGACTTATCTCATTAAGTAAGTTGTTAATTTCTCTTGCTGCTTCGTCAAATTTGCCTACATAGTAACAAGAAATTGCTCTATACATTACATAATTAATATATTTCGGCAAGTCTTCTTTATCACACTCGAATCCTTCAAATAATCTTTGATTTTCAGCATACAAATCAGCCTCACACTTCAATCTGATGTGTCTACTTAATTTGGTATTTAAGAATTGTGGAGAATAAGCATAAAGACCATAATTAGTAAGTAAAGTACCAGCCTTTTCATTTACTTGATCAAAATACTTCTCAGCTTTTCTAAATACTTTGTAATGTGTGTAGTACTCTAACCTTAAGTATTCGAAAACCAGTTTTAAGTGGAAGTAAATAGAATCTAGATAATACTCTTCAAATATTTTTTCAACATTGTCAAGTATATCTTCTATCGGCTCTTTAGTATCATCAGTTTTCTCACCATCTTCAATAAACAGACGATGGAAAATACTCAAACAGTTTTGATAAACATATAACCTGTGAGATTTATAAAGTTTACACACATTATCCATCTCATTACTTAACAGGTTAAGCTCCATTTTATCGATCTCATCACCTGTTAGTGTAAACTCACCAAACTTTTTGAAATACTGGGCTAGAAGATCTTCAGCTTTGTCTACTGCCAGCATATAAGCTACGTGCTTGTTATATAGCTGAGAGTATTCAAAATAATCTTCTGAGTTTATATGTAATTTTTTAAGAGTCTTATATACGATAGTTAATTCATTAGAAAGATCATATGCCAACAACTCCTTTTCAAGCTTCTTAAGCGTTGCTATTGATATTGCTTTCTTCTTGGTGAAAATAATTTCGTTTATGTTAGAAACTTTTTTCAACAAGTCCGTTCTAGGGCTCTCCATTTGTTGAAGAAGGTACTCTTCAATTTTTTGGTTAAGTCTTGATCTTAATGTGTAATACGCATTTGTATTTACATCAAGCTCACTCATAATTTTAGCATCAGAAAGTTGCCTTAACCTCATTGCCTCAAGCAAATATGCAGATTTATCTGCATTGCTTTCTATTAATAGTTCATGTATCGACTGATAATCACCTGAAGAAAGTTGCTTGATAATGTGTTTCAATTTTGCCATATCCTTTACAAATCTGATTTCTAATGAAAAGGAGTATTACTCCGATGGTACATAATTCAAAAAGCTGATTAAATTCAATTTTTGTATTTTGAATAAGGATGTAATGAATTAATAAATAGCTAAATAAATTGAGTGTTTTATGAATATTACATCCGTTTATAAAATCATTTGAAGTTGATAGCTTATTAAACCCTTGATTTGTATTACCTTAAAAAGAGTAATTTTTCTATCGAGGTACGATATTATTTAATATAGTATCTAACCTACTTCTCAATGTATTATTATATAATATTTTAAATATTTTTATAACTTTTTTTTAAACTGGATTTACTTAAAATAAGCAAATACTCATATTTTAAGGAGAAAGAACAAAAATATTTAATTTAAAAAATAAGCTCTAAAAACAGCAAAAAAGAAATTGTACAAAACAAAGATTTGCCTAGAATTAAATCCATTTTGCAATTCAAAAAAAATATTACTGTTTTCTTGTTATTAATAGTAGCATTATCATTTTAAAAATGAAAATTTTCGAGAATGGCCTTAATGTAATATTTTTACACAAAATCTAACAGTGATTTATACTTTTTAACAGTATTTTGGCTAAATAAGTAGTTTAATAATGATTTAAGCTCTCTTATTAGGTACTTGACTGATGTTATTTTTAAATGAAATTAATCAAATTGCATGAAAAAAAATTAAACTTCAATCCTACTAAGAGTACTTTTCCATCGCTTTTAACCAACGGTCGGGAATGTTACCTGTATTAGCAATTTCGTAATCTGCATAGCTGCAAGGGATTATTATGTTTCTCCCGAATTCTTTCATTTCACTTAGACTCACTGGTATTTCCATCCACCATTTGTCAGTAATTTTACTCTTGTAAAAAACCAAATTATGAACAGGTAATTTTTCATTGATAGCAGCAAGTGGTACAATGTACTTTATGTGAAAATTACTTTTAAAACTGTATTCTTTTTTCCTATGTGCAAAGCCTTCAATAAAGTACCAAATCATGGTAGAAATAACTTTTGCCGAAATACTATTTTCATCTATATCTGTATCTAAGCCATAAAATCCAACAGATGTTAGTTTTTCATTTGTTCCTGCATACCAGCTTAGTTGGCAAGCTTCTTCTCCTGTAAGACCAAACGGGTGCACTTTAGTTTTGAGAGGCATTTCTGCATTTCTAATTGCAGTTACATCAAAACTGAGCATATCTGCACTTCTTACCAAAGGTTCTACATCTTCGAATTTATCTCGCATTTGCCCAATGCTTTTTAACTCAAAATTTAATTTTTGGAAAGTTTCTAAAACTTTTAAGTCAACAAAGTAGCGCTGATACCCTAATTGAGTATAGTCAAAAAGATAGTTTGGGTGATGTAGTAAAATTCTTTGAACATGGCCAAACTTTTCTTTTTGAGCCAAAGTCATGTCAATTGTTGCATCTACATTTACAACAGCCAACATTTTCTCCAAATCTTGATAAGCAAGAAACTGAGCAAAATCTAATTCATGGTCACCTCCAATAATTAGAGGTAAAGTATCATGCTTAAGTAGCATACTGCACACTTCAGCTAGTCTTTCTATAGTTTCGTCCGAGTTTTCACCTAATCGCAGGCAACCTAAATCAACTATTTTTAATTCTTTAGTTACAGATTTAAGCTGATATAATGACTTTCTGATAGAGGAAGCTGATGTTATTGAAGAGGTATCAGATTGAGAATATTTAGTGCTAAAGCGATATTCTTCTGTTGAAATGATAGCAATTTCTGCATCCTCCCAATTAGGAAAATCATTACAATGAAATTCTATGGTTGATGCAATATTTGGATCAGCTGTAAAAACTTGAACTTCTTCTTCTGTAAACTGATTAAAAAATAAACGTAGGCTCATGAAACAGGAAAAAATTGGAAGTTCCAAAAATCATAAAATAAGTTAAACAGAGCAATTACTTATATATATAATTATTGACACTATTACCTAAAAAATTTAATTTTGAATCCTAAGTTAAAAAACAATCATTATTAAATTATAACCGCAATTAACGTTAATCTATAATTATCATATTGAAGTTGAAGAAACTACTCATGAGGGTCTTAAACCAATTATTTACAAATCGCTTTACTATAATTTTTCTATTTACCAGCTTATTAAATTCTATCCTATATGAAGTTCAAGCACAAGACGAACAGGCTACAAAAGATTCCATCTCTCATATAAATAAATATCAAGCATTTTTTAAGGGTGATAGCTTGAGTGTAAGTCAACTCAACGACAGTACTTATATCTTTAATAATAGTGATACGCTATTCCTTTTAAAACTAGTACAAGATATTGAAAAGCAAGTAAAAAAGCAGGATACTTTAAAAATTGTATCTACAGGAACTCCCGAGCAAGCAAAACCAAAAAACTGGAAAAAGAAAGGTACTTTTAACCTTAACTTTTCTAATGTAGGCCTTACCAATTGGGCTAGTGGTGGCCAGAGCGCCATTTCTCTTGGAAGTATTATTTATTTAGAAGCTGTACGTGAAACTGATCAGAGTGCTTGGACCAATTCGCTAAGAACAGCATTTGGTATTACTAAACTTAATGGTACTTCGATAAGAAAAGCGGATGATGCAATTAAAATATCTACGCAGTTTAGCAAGAAATTTAGCAAAAAATGGAGTTTTTCAAACAAGTTTGAAATTAACACACAACTCTACGAGGGTATTAGTTATAGCACTGATAGCAATGGCGACGAAATTGAAGAAAAAATATCAAACTTTTTAGCCCCTGGAAGGTTTGAGGTTTCAACAGGTGTTCAGTATGAAACTAAAAAAGAAGAATTTAAACTTAATGGGATGTTTTCACCTATCTCTGGTAAATTAACCATGGTTTTAGATGATTCTGTAGATGTAGAAGACTATGGCGTTGAAGAAGGCAAAAAAGTATTGTCGGAGGTAGGTATGCAATTTACATCTGAGTTGAGCACTAAATTTATGCAAAACGTTACCTTTAAGAATAACCTACAACTTTTCGCTAACTACTTAAAACTAGATAAAATAGATGTTTATTGGGAAACACTTTTGGTTTTAAAAGTTAGTAAGTTTCTTAATACCAACTTTTCTACTAACCTCATTTACGACGATGACATTGATATAAGCATTACCGATGACGCTGGAAATGTTGTAGCCACTGGACCAAGAACTCAATTTAAGCACGTTCTTAACGTGGGGATGAACTTTATTTTTTAAGTTTGTACCACAATATTATAGCATTAGAATAGCTATTATTAAAACTAAATTTTTTTATTAAATGAGTTTATTAACAGTAGGAACAGTTGCATTCGACGCAATAG
It includes:
- a CDS encoding DUF983 domain-containing protein; the encoded protein is MEVHTTNQTPNRTKISAIVGLKCPRCREGHMFQHPFLAKPIKFSKMHDKCEHCQQSFNPEPGFYIGAMYFSYAINVAIVITLFVALNTMMDKPILSILLSGTIIPAILMVPINFRISRSLMLHLFGGIDYDPSKS
- a CDS encoding acetyl-CoA hydrolase/transferase family protein; the encoded protein is MADHFKRPRYTTAEEAVSCIRTGDRVFVHSVSMAPHTLINAMISRADELRDVEVIHIHTEGPAPYTNPELAKSFRHNACFVGSNARKAVQQGDADYIPIFLSEVPYLFRRKILPIDVAMITVTPPDQHGYCSLGSSVDVTVAALESAKFIIAEVNPQAPRSLGDGVIHISEIDSLIEVDNPITVVPHHEISEEEFKIGKYIADMVDDGATLQMGIGGVPDAVLTQLTNHKRLGVHTEMFSDGLIDLVKRGVVTGEEKKVLPHKIAACFVMGTQKVYDFLHDNPIVTMKDAAYTNDTSIIRKNPKVTAINSAVEIDLTGQICADTIGPRQFSGVGGQMDFMRGASLSEGGKPIIALQSITKKGVSKIVPFLKEGAGVTTTRAHVHYIVTEYGVVNLYGKNLRQRAKALISIAHPSHRESLEKMAYERFGKL
- a CDS encoding arginase family protein; this translates as MSLRLFFNQFTEEEVQVFTADPNIASTIEFHCNDFPNWEDAEIAIISTEEYRFSTKYSQSDTSSITSASSIRKSLYQLKSVTKELKIVDLGCLRLGENSDETIERLAEVCSMLLKHDTLPLIIGGDHELDFAQFLAYQDLEKMLAVVNVDATIDMTLAQKEKFGHVQRILLHHPNYLFDYTQLGYQRYFVDLKVLETFQKLNFELKSIGQMRDKFEDVEPLVRSADMLSFDVTAIRNAEMPLKTKVHPFGLTGEEACQLSWYAGTNEKLTSVGFYGLDTDIDENSISAKVISTMIWYFIEGFAHRKKEYSFKSNFHIKYIVPLAAINEKLPVHNLVFYKSKITDKWWMEIPVSLSEMKEFGRNIIIPCSYADYEIANTGNIPDRWLKAMEKYS
- a CDS encoding DUF3078 domain-containing protein; the protein is MRVLNQLFTNRFTIIFLFTSLLNSILYEVQAQDEQATKDSISHINKYQAFFKGDSLSVSQLNDSTYIFNNSDTLFLLKLVQDIEKQVKKQDTLKIVSTGTPEQAKPKNWKKKGTFNLNFSNVGLTNWASGGQSAISLGSIIYLEAVRETDQSAWTNSLRTAFGITKLNGTSIRKADDAIKISTQFSKKFSKKWSFSNKFEINTQLYEGISYSTDSNGDEIEEKISNFLAPGRFEVSTGVQYETKKEEFKLNGMFSPISGKLTMVLDDSVDVEDYGVEEGKKVLSEVGMQFTSELSTKFMQNVTFKNNLQLFANYLKLDKIDVYWETLLVLKVSKFLNTNFSTNLIYDDDIDISITDDAGNVVATGPRTQFKHVLNVGMNFIF